A portion of the Candidatus Bathyarchaeia archaeon genome contains these proteins:
- a CDS encoding aspartate dehydrogenase has protein sequence MSKFCQKEAAMPLGVGLIGCGAIGTVLAKAMDRGQAGNACLVMVYDKNLERAKNLVRGLKNRPKIAESFEELLECGDVKLVVEAASQEAVRAYATKVLRAGKDLMIMSAGALVDARLTNEISHTARENGRKVYVPSGAIAGLDGVKASAIGKIERIVLTTRKPLEALKDNTYFNERFGGKIEEPTVIYEGAAAEACRLFPANVNVAATLSLAGIGAEETIVKVIADPTLERNVHEIEVKGEFGELTVHVENVPSAENPKTSLLAALSAIAMLKKITEPIVVGT, from the coding sequence TTGAGCAAGTTCTGCCAGAAGGAAGCGGCTATGCCATTGGGTGTGGGTCTAATTGGATGTGGCGCCATAGGAACCGTGCTGGCTAAGGCAATGGACAGGGGACAAGCTGGAAATGCTTGTTTAGTTATGGTTTATGATAAAAACCTTGAAAGGGCTAAGAATTTAGTGCGGGGGCTAAAAAATAGGCCTAAAATTGCCGAAAGCTTTGAGGAGCTCCTTGAATGTGGAGATGTAAAGTTGGTTGTGGAGGCGGCTTCCCAAGAGGCGGTTAGGGCTTACGCCACTAAAGTGCTTAGGGCTGGGAAAGACTTGATGATCATGAGTGCCGGCGCCCTCGTGGATGCGAGACTGACAAACGAGATAAGCCACACAGCCAGAGAAAACGGCCGGAAGGTTTACGTGCCATCCGGTGCCATCGCGGGGCTGGATGGAGTGAAGGCTTCAGCAATTGGCAAAATAGAGAGGATAGTTCTAACCACAAGGAAGCCCTTAGAAGCTTTGAAGGACAACACCTACTTTAATGAGAGGTTTGGCGGAAAAATTGAGGAGCCAACCGTCATATACGAGGGGGCTGCAGCAGAGGCTTGTAGGCTTTTCCCGGCGAACGTTAATGTGGCAGCCACTCTAAGCTTGGCAGGTATTGGCGCGGAAGAAACAATTGTAAAAGTGATAGCTGACCCGACGTTGGAAAGGAATGTCCATGAAATTGAGGTTAAAGGCGAGTTTGGCGAGTTAACGGTTCACGTGGAGAATGTGCCGTCCGCCGAGAATCCAAAAACGAGTTTGTTGGCGGCGCTCTCAGCCATTGCAATGCTGAAGAAGATCACCGAACCTATTGTTGTCGGAACATAA